In Helianthus annuus cultivar XRQ/B chromosome 9, HanXRQr2.0-SUNRISE, whole genome shotgun sequence, the following are encoded in one genomic region:
- the LOC110876406 gene encoding bifunctional aspartate aminotransferase and glutamate/aspartate-prephenate aminotransferase produces the protein MGDITGRLDVKKGLDNLGCTTRVLQGTFYLFLDFSHYYGTEVDGFGLIKDSESLCRCLLEKGQVAVVPGDAFGDDSCIRISYAASLSDLQTAADRIKKAILTLKAPSNI, from the exons ATGGGTGATATAACCGGAAGGTTGGACGTAAAAAAGG GACTTGATAATCTTGGTTGTACCACTCGGGTTTTGCAGGGTACTTTCTACCTCTTTCTTGATTTCAGCCATTACTATGGCACCGAGGTTGATGGGTTCGGGTTGATTAAGGATTCAGAGTCTCTGTGTCGGTGTTTGCTGGAAAAGGGTCAG GTTGCCGTTGTGCCTGGAGATGCATTTGGGGATGACAGCTGCATCCGGATCTCATATGCGGCATCCCTCTCCGACTTACAGACCGCCGCTGACAGAATCAAAAAGGCTATCCTCACCCTCAAGGCTCCTTCAAATATCTGA
- the LOC110878775 gene encoding UDP-N-acetylglucosamine transporter ROCK1 isoform X1 produces MASIKSKAISSNNHSGDNSKVWFYSLLLTIQYGAQPLLTKRCIRQEVIVTSNVLACEIIKVICGLVLMAKDGSLNKALKEWTLIGSLSASGLPAAIYAVQNSLLQISYKNLDSLTFSMLNQTKLIFTALFTYIILRQRQSIQQIGALFILILAAVLLSIGEGSRKDYGSDDPDKVVLYGIIPVLIASVLSGLASALCQWASQVKKHSAYLMTVEMSLVGSLCLLASTYKSPDGEAMRQHGFFHGWTPLTMIPVFINAVGGILVGLVTSYAGGVRKGFVIVSALCVTALLQFVFDGKPPSLFCLLALPLVMVSISIYQKYPYHAKKKET; encoded by the exons ATGGCGTCCATCAAATCGAAAGCAATAAGTTCAAACAATCATTCAGGTGATAATTCAAAAGTGTGGTTCTATTCGTTGTTGCTCACTATTCAATATGGCGCTCAACCTTTGCTCACCAAACGCTGCATCCG GCAAGAAGTGATTGTAACTTCCAATGTTTTGGCATGTGAGATTATAAAG GTTATTTGTGGACTGGTTCTCATGGCAAAAGATGGTAGTCTAAATAAAGCATTAAAGGAATGGACTTTGATTGGCTCGCTAAGTGCGTCAGGATTACCTGCAGCTATTTACGCCGTACAAAATAGCTTGTTGCAGATTTCTTACAAGAACCTTGATTCCCTCACTTTTTCAATGCTGAATCAGACCAAGTTAATTTTCACAGCATTGTTTACATATATTATTTTACG GCAGAGACAATCCATTCAACAAATTGGTGCCCTCTTCATACTTATCTTAGCAGCTGTTCTTTTAAGCATTGGGGAAGGATCACGAAAAGATTACGGAAGCGATGACCCTGATAAGGTTGTTCTTTACGGAATTATTCCCGTCTTGATTGCTTCTGTACTTTCAGGTCTTGCTTCTGCTTTGTGCCAATGGGCATCTCAG GTTAAGAAGCACTCGGCATACTTGATGACGGTAGAAATGTCGTTGGTTGGGAGCCTTTGCTTGCTGGCAAGTACTTACAAGTCTCCAGACGGTGAAGCAATGAGACAGCATGGGTTCTTCCATGGGTGGACCCCACTTACGATG ATCCCTGTTTTTATCAATGCTGTTGGTGGGATTCTAGTGGGCCTGGTCACTTCATATGCTGGCGGTGTAAGAAAG GGGTTTGTCATTGTCTCTGCCCTGTGTGTTACCGCTTTGTTGCAATTTGTGTTTGATGGGAAACCGCCTTCATTGTTCTGCCTTTTGGCTCTTCCGCTTGTGATGGTCAGCATTTCAATATACCAGAAGTACCCGTATCATGCCAAAAAGAAGGAAACATAG
- the LOC110878775 gene encoding UDP-N-acetylglucosamine transporter ROCK1 isoform X2: protein MASIKSKAISSNNHSGDNSKVWFYSLLLTIQYGAQPLLTKRCIRQEVIVTSNVLACEIIKVICGLVLMAKDGSLNKALKEWTLIGSLSASGLPAAIYAVQNSLLQISYKNLDSLTFSMLNQTKLIFTALFTYIILRQRQSIQQIGALFILILAAVLLSIGEGSRKDYGSDDPDKVKKHSAYLMTVEMSLVGSLCLLASTYKSPDGEAMRQHGFFHGWTPLTMIPVFINAVGGILVGLVTSYAGGVRKGFVIVSALCVTALLQFVFDGKPPSLFCLLALPLVMVSISIYQKYPYHAKKKET from the exons ATGGCGTCCATCAAATCGAAAGCAATAAGTTCAAACAATCATTCAGGTGATAATTCAAAAGTGTGGTTCTATTCGTTGTTGCTCACTATTCAATATGGCGCTCAACCTTTGCTCACCAAACGCTGCATCCG GCAAGAAGTGATTGTAACTTCCAATGTTTTGGCATGTGAGATTATAAAG GTTATTTGTGGACTGGTTCTCATGGCAAAAGATGGTAGTCTAAATAAAGCATTAAAGGAATGGACTTTGATTGGCTCGCTAAGTGCGTCAGGATTACCTGCAGCTATTTACGCCGTACAAAATAGCTTGTTGCAGATTTCTTACAAGAACCTTGATTCCCTCACTTTTTCAATGCTGAATCAGACCAAGTTAATTTTCACAGCATTGTTTACATATATTATTTTACG GCAGAGACAATCCATTCAACAAATTGGTGCCCTCTTCATACTTATCTTAGCAGCTGTTCTTTTAAGCATTGGGGAAGGATCACGAAAAGATTACGGAAGCGATGACCCTGATAAG GTTAAGAAGCACTCGGCATACTTGATGACGGTAGAAATGTCGTTGGTTGGGAGCCTTTGCTTGCTGGCAAGTACTTACAAGTCTCCAGACGGTGAAGCAATGAGACAGCATGGGTTCTTCCATGGGTGGACCCCACTTACGATG ATCCCTGTTTTTATCAATGCTGTTGGTGGGATTCTAGTGGGCCTGGTCACTTCATATGCTGGCGGTGTAAGAAAG GGGTTTGTCATTGTCTCTGCCCTGTGTGTTACCGCTTTGTTGCAATTTGTGTTTGATGGGAAACCGCCTTCATTGTTCTGCCTTTTGGCTCTTCCGCTTGTGATGGTCAGCATTTCAATATACCAGAAGTACCCGTATCATGCCAAAAAGAAGGAAACATAG